The following proteins are encoded in a genomic region of Sphingobacteriales bacterium:
- a CDS encoding adenylate kinase has product MINLILFGPPGSGKGTQAVKIAEAFNLLHISTGDLFRSELKNETPLGLEAKKYMDKGELVPDEVTIGMLSNKLDEYAGKVDGFIFDGFPRTQPQAEALDKLLDLKDTSISLVLALDVPEDEIVKRIKERGKTSGRADDLDDEIIRNRFKVYLKETAQVADHYKKSDKVVELDGVGTIDEIFEALKTVVKNSI; this is encoded by the coding sequence ATGATCAATCTTATTTTATTTGGTCCGCCGGGAAGCGGCAAGGGCACACAGGCGGTGAAGATTGCAGAAGCATTTAATTTATTGCATATTTCCACCGGCGACCTGTTTCGCTCTGAACTGAAAAATGAAACGCCACTTGGCTTGGAAGCCAAAAAATACATGGATAAGGGCGAGCTGGTACCGGATGAAGTCACCATCGGCATGCTATCCAATAAGCTGGATGAATATGCCGGAAAGGTGGATGGTTTCATCTTTGACGGATTTCCCCGCACACAACCACAGGCGGAAGCGCTCGATAAATTATTGGATTTAAAAGACACCTCCATTTCGCTGGTTTTGGCACTGGATGTTCCGGAAGATGAGATTGTAAAACGCATTAAGGAGCGGGGCAAGACCTCCGGCAGGGCAGATGACCTGGACGATGAAATCATTCGCAATCGGTTTAAAGTATACTTAAAAGAAACTGCTCAGGTCGCAGATCACTACAAAAAATCGGATAAGGTAGTCGAACTGGATGGTGTCGGCACTATTGATGAGATTTTCGAAGCACTGAAGACCGTGGTAAAGAATAGCATCTAA
- a CDS encoding DM13 domain-containing protein, with amino-acid sequence MVTDPFDATGFTLLSTRTFESDAHPTTGQLLVWTKSDSIVYEFKNFKTDDGPNLDVYLVNDLDNVISGGYMDLGPLKGIDGNFYYRTNNTASYSYIIVWCSDFNVKFGHALTI; translated from the coding sequence GTGGTAACAGACCCGTTTGATGCAACAGGTTTTACACTCCTCTCTACAAGAACTTTTGAATCTGATGCTCATCCTACGACAGGGCAGCTGTTAGTCTGGACAAAATCAGACTCAATTGTTTACGAATTTAAGAATTTTAAGACTGATGATGGTCCGAATCTGGATGTGTATCTGGTGAATGATCTGGACAATGTGATATCCGGTGGATATATGGATTTGGGACCTTTAAAAGGAATCGATGGCAATTTCTATTACCGTACTAATAATACGGCATCTTACAGTTATATCATAGTCTGGTGCTCAGATTTCAACGTTAAATTCGGTCACGCACTTACGATTTAA